In Paenibacillus ihbetae, the following are encoded in one genomic region:
- a CDS encoding ROK family protein: MVVHSNPPLKKQVYDRISYLGTASKVDLMHHFSITSSSMTRLLEEMTSQGLIVVSGLGSSTGGRKPLLFQTNPTYRYLLGLDISRIHSALGLYDMHLNTLNVTRWKMDDHMTPERLVDLVALEAGKVLAARGISAEDVLGIGIGAVGPLDQSQGLILEPEFFPASRWKNVPICDLLQTRLGIPALLDNGANTALIGEHWALRAHNIQHALYVHAGVNIRSAAMSGGQVLRGAVDTEGAVGQMIIQANGHRLRDKGNYGALEAFVSVPALEERVRTQLKIGRYSILSGMPPEQVNFSALIDALRSGDPLVTEQFSETAAYLGIGLANLINALHPEYVILGGPLMTAHRIVFDNAVEIAKKNTYHYPEYNPVFTPGILTDEAVATGAAIMVLQAWDGE, translated from the coding sequence ATGGTGGTTCATTCCAATCCTCCGCTTAAGAAGCAGGTTTACGATCGTATATCCTACCTCGGGACTGCCTCGAAAGTCGATTTGATGCATCATTTTTCAATTACCAGCAGCAGCATGACGCGTCTGCTTGAAGAGATGACTTCCCAGGGCCTGATCGTCGTCTCCGGTCTCGGGAGCTCTACCGGCGGCAGAAAGCCGCTCCTGTTTCAAACCAATCCGACATACCGGTATTTGCTAGGTCTCGATATTTCCCGTATTCATTCCGCGCTCGGACTATATGACATGCACCTAAACACCTTGAATGTGACACGCTGGAAAATGGACGACCACATGACGCCGGAGCGCTTGGTCGACCTGGTCGCATTAGAAGCCGGGAAGGTCCTCGCCGCCCGCGGAATATCGGCAGAAGATGTCCTCGGAATCGGGATCGGGGCGGTCGGTCCGCTGGATCAGAGCCAAGGCTTGATACTCGAGCCGGAGTTCTTCCCGGCTTCCAGGTGGAAGAACGTTCCGATTTGCGACCTGCTTCAGACAAGACTTGGGATTCCCGCCTTGCTCGACAACGGTGCCAATACCGCATTGATTGGCGAGCATTGGGCGCTTCGAGCCCACAACATACAGCATGCCCTTTACGTGCACGCCGGCGTTAATATCCGGTCCGCCGCCATGTCGGGCGGTCAAGTTCTACGCGGGGCCGTTGACACCGAGGGGGCTGTCGGGCAAATGATCATCCAGGCCAACGGCCATCGCCTGCGCGATAAAGGCAACTATGGCGCTTTGGAGGCCTTCGTCTCGGTTCCCGCGCTGGAAGAGCGCGTCCGTACCCAACTCAAAATCGGGCGTTACAGCATACTGTCCGGCATGCCGCCGGAGCAAGTGAACTTCTCTGCGCTGATCGACGCTCTTAGGAGCGGGGATCCGCTCGTAACCGAGCAATTCTCGGAAACCGCCGCATACTTGGGGATCGGGCTGGCCAATCTGATCAATGCGCTTCATCCCGAATACGTTATTTTAGGCGGGCCGCTGATGACCGCGCACCGGATCGTGTTCGACAACGCCGTGGAAATCGCCAAGAAGAACACTTACCATTATCCTGAATACAATCCGGTCTTCACACCCGGGATTCTAACCGATGAAGCTGTCGCTACCGGTGCAGCGATTATGGTCCTTCAAGCGTGGGATGGCGAATGA
- a CDS encoding RICIN domain-containing protein, which translates to MNQNQSLWKKSLAFIVIFALALTAFPLSPVHAASTGMAWASQQTAIYTPPSGGVWYPRLLKLSPSEWLVSFDTNAGGGNTRIVVSRTQDAGKTWSAPITAVSSAAGNVGNGQMLRLPSGEIWLAYRLVVQNGSTYETQLNVRRSVDSGYTWSDLPGGLIGSSTASGFKGLWEPHLEMINGTIAVLYADDSPAAVGTTGLQNLYMKTWSGSGWGNRITVSDGVAAGSRDGMPVITRMNDGRYMTVFEASDVPGHSFVIKFKISPDGFNWSVPRQTMYVPSGSGKKAGAPFVVKLADGHLMAAFQTDESSANTGDPYTSMHTMISSDNGATWQYKTNVFPVSDTKSSNWNALMTIDSTRVAAVTSATYPANGIYMRFGHTVTPAQTNLVNNPGFETANVTGWTTYGDDYPNRIHIHGVNDSVGLPAAEGSYFVGLAGTTGPSTAYIGQTITGLDNGTYTMRAHMRSSGSQNSCVMEVKDYGGSMLQAGCPVTTSWTPVTISNIQVTNGKATIGFYVSNSSSSQWADLDRVEFVREQITVASGQTYRLMNPNSEKVLEVDGWRTENGSNVILWDDHGGANQQWRITETSGGNYSLINIHSGKALEVDAWGTDNGSNVTIWDNHGGANQLWRIVDKGGGLYKLINVHSGKALDVSGSGTANGTNVQIWQDLNNAAQQWKLVQLNS; encoded by the coding sequence ATGAATCAGAACCAAAGCTTATGGAAGAAATCGCTTGCCTTCATCGTTATCTTTGCGCTTGCTTTAACGGCATTTCCGTTATCGCCGGTCCATGCAGCTTCTACCGGCATGGCATGGGCTTCGCAGCAGACTGCCATTTATACTCCGCCTTCTGGAGGCGTATGGTATCCAAGGCTCCTCAAGCTGTCGCCAAGCGAATGGCTTGTATCCTTCGACACTAACGCCGGTGGAGGCAACACGCGCATCGTTGTCTCCAGGACACAGGACGCCGGCAAGACATGGAGTGCTCCGATCACAGCTGTCTCCAGCGCCGCCGGCAATGTGGGGAACGGTCAAATGCTGAGGCTGCCGAGCGGAGAAATATGGCTGGCTTACCGGCTCGTCGTGCAGAACGGCTCGACCTATGAGACCCAGCTAAACGTCCGGCGGAGCGTTGACAGCGGATATACCTGGAGCGATTTGCCCGGCGGATTGATCGGCAGTTCAACCGCCTCCGGCTTTAAAGGTTTGTGGGAGCCGCACTTGGAAATGATCAACGGCACGATTGCCGTGCTATACGCGGATGACAGCCCGGCGGCCGTCGGAACGACCGGCTTGCAAAATTTATATATGAAAACGTGGAGCGGCAGCGGCTGGGGCAATCGCATCACCGTCAGCGACGGAGTTGCAGCCGGCTCCCGCGACGGCATGCCGGTCATCACGCGAATGAACGACGGCCGATATATGACCGTATTCGAAGCCTCCGACGTTCCCGGCCATTCTTTTGTTATCAAATTTAAAATTTCCCCGGACGGCTTCAATTGGTCAGTCCCCCGCCAGACGATGTACGTGCCAAGCGGCAGCGGCAAAAAGGCGGGCGCCCCGTTCGTCGTAAAGCTCGCCGACGGCCACCTGATGGCGGCATTCCAGACCGATGAGAGCAGCGCCAATACGGGAGATCCCTACACCTCGATGCATACGATGATCAGCTCCGATAACGGTGCGACATGGCAGTATAAAACCAACGTTTTTCCGGTGTCCGATACGAAGTCTTCCAATTGGAACGCCCTCATGACCATTGATTCCACACGCGTCGCAGCAGTCACCAGCGCAACGTACCCTGCAAACGGCATCTATATGCGCTTTGGTCATACCGTGACACCGGCGCAGACGAATCTCGTCAACAATCCCGGCTTTGAAACGGCTAATGTAACCGGCTGGACCACGTACGGCGACGATTACCCCAACCGGATTCATATCCACGGCGTGAATGACAGTGTCGGGCTGCCCGCAGCAGAAGGATCTTACTTCGTTGGGCTCGCGGGGACAACCGGGCCATCGACTGCATATATCGGTCAGACGATAACCGGCCTTGATAACGGCACCTACACGATGCGTGCCCACATGCGAAGCAGCGGGAGCCAGAACAGCTGCGTCATGGAAGTGAAGGATTATGGCGGCAGCATGCTTCAAGCCGGCTGTCCTGTCACAACATCATGGACGCCGGTGACGATATCGAACATTCAAGTGACAAACGGCAAGGCAACGATCGGATTTTACGTGTCGAATTCATCCTCTTCCCAGTGGGCGGATCTGGATCGGGTTGAGTTCGTTCGGGAACAAATCACGGTAGCCTCTGGCCAAACGTACCGTCTCATGAACCCGAACAGCGAGAAAGTGCTGGAGGTTGACGGCTGGAGAACCGAGAACGGTTCGAATGTGATCCTGTGGGACGACCATGGCGGGGCGAACCAGCAATGGCGAATCACGGAGACTTCCGGGGGGAATTACAGCCTGATCAACATCCATAGCGGCAAAGCGCTTGAAGTCGACGCATGGGGAACGGACAACGGCTCGAATGTGACCATTTGGGACAATCATGGCGGAGCGAACCAGCTGTGGCGGATCGTCGATAAAGGTGGCGGTCTCTATAAACTGATTAACGTCCATAGCGGGAAAGCACTGGACGTTAGCGGCAGCGGCACGGCCAACGGGACGAACGTGCAAATCTGGCAGGACCTGAATAATGCCGCACAGCAATGGAAGCTGGTGCAGTTGAACTCGTAG
- a CDS encoding sulfatase — protein MSSQPNILLITSDQQHWNTIGAFQPEISTPNLDRLVREGTTFERAYCPNPTCTPSRASIITGMYPSQHGAWTLGTKLLEDRHTVGEDFSAAGYKTTLIGKAHFQPLKSTPEYESKEAYPVLQDLEYWRKFHGPFYGFDHVELARNHTNEAHVGQHYALWLEENGCTNWRQHFLPPTGTMNPKQTYKWPIPERYHYNAWIAERTNTRLEEHNKTGDPFFLWASFFDPHPEYLAPEPWDTMYDPEKLTIPALVPGEHDRNPPHFGMTQEENPDFSEWMETGFGIHGYRSHHYYEYGGKERLTEYDKKKLVAVYYGMISLMDKYIGSILDKLDELGLAENTLVVFTTDHGHFFGQHGLQAKGGFHYEDLIKLPFIVRYPGRVPAGRRSSAIQSLVDLAPTFLSICGLPIPPSMAGVDQKEVWLGSRESARDHAICEFRHEPTTIHQKTYVDDRYKITVYYNQTYGEIFDLKEDPGELRNLWSEPGYEGLKSELLLKYVWAELGKEPMPMPRIHHA, from the coding sequence TTGTCTAGTCAACCTAACATTTTACTGATCACAAGTGATCAACAGCATTGGAATACGATCGGTGCCTTTCAACCGGAAATTTCGACTCCGAATTTGGATCGGCTGGTACGGGAAGGGACGACGTTCGAGCGGGCCTATTGTCCGAATCCTACTTGTACGCCCAGTCGAGCCTCCATCATTACTGGCATGTACCCAAGCCAACACGGCGCATGGACATTGGGAACGAAATTGCTGGAGGACCGCCATACGGTCGGGGAAGATTTCAGTGCGGCAGGATACAAAACCACGTTGATCGGCAAAGCTCATTTTCAGCCCTTGAAATCGACGCCGGAGTACGAGTCGAAAGAAGCTTACCCGGTCTTGCAGGACTTGGAATATTGGCGGAAGTTCCATGGACCGTTCTATGGCTTCGACCACGTCGAGCTAGCACGCAACCATACGAACGAGGCACATGTCGGACAGCATTATGCACTGTGGCTGGAAGAGAATGGATGTACTAACTGGCGCCAGCACTTCCTTCCTCCTACCGGCACAATGAATCCCAAGCAAACGTACAAGTGGCCGATTCCGGAACGATACCACTACAACGCGTGGATTGCCGAGCGTACGAACACCCGTCTCGAGGAGCACAACAAAACCGGAGACCCATTCTTCCTATGGGCGAGTTTCTTCGATCCGCACCCGGAATATTTGGCTCCGGAGCCATGGGATACGATGTACGATCCGGAAAAGCTTACGATCCCCGCGCTTGTGCCTGGTGAGCATGACCGCAATCCACCGCATTTCGGCATGACCCAGGAGGAAAATCCCGACTTCTCCGAATGGATGGAGACGGGATTCGGCATCCACGGTTATCGTTCCCATCATTACTATGAATACGGGGGCAAAGAACGGCTGACGGAATATGACAAGAAGAAGCTGGTCGCCGTTTATTACGGCATGATCAGCTTGATGGACAAATATATCGGCAGCATTCTGGATAAGCTGGACGAACTGGGTCTAGCCGAGAATACCTTGGTCGTATTTACGACGGATCACGGTCATTTCTTCGGCCAACATGGCCTGCAGGCCAAGGGAGGTTTTCATTATGAGGATTTGATCAAGCTTCCGTTCATCGTGCGGTATCCCGGCCGGGTTCCCGCCGGGAGAAGATCGAGCGCCATCCAATCCCTGGTTGATCTTGCCCCCACCTTCCTCTCCATCTGCGGACTGCCGATACCACCGTCCATGGCCGGCGTCGATCAGAAGGAAGTTTGGCTTGGCTCCCGGGAAAGCGCGAGGGACCACGCGATCTGCGAGTTCCGGCACGAGCCGACAACGATTCATCAGAAAACGTACGTAGATGATCGCTATAAAATCACAGTCTATTACAATCAAACGTATGGGGAAATATTCGACCTGAAGGAGGATCCGGGGGAGCTTCGCAACTTATGGAGCGAACCGGGGTACGAAGGGCTGAAATCGGAGCTTCTGCTCAAATATGTGTGGGCTGAGCTCGGGAAAGAGCCGATGCCGATGCCAAGAATCCATCATGCCTAA
- a CDS encoding AraC family transcriptional regulator has product MMQEYDHEFAEFIYYTPGYLDKEAQLWPVRGGRSIAKAHYKVGPKRIDCYSLHLVLEGRVCLDFGDKRVELSKNDLFCLFPGRTYDYYALASDAPLQMNWLAVDGTRVKGLLGLAGITPDRPYGKQMLTSPVKEAAAKTLDKMAGTERWHPAVSLALQGMVCELMSLLIPETEPVHSSEPSRWIRACMDFMDLHATEGITVQQVAAFAGVHRSYFSNVFAGQVGVSPQKYLQNIRMEKAKRLLTETDASVTEIALSLGYPNLYTFTRAFKMYYNMPPLAMRTGAKG; this is encoded by the coding sequence ATGATGCAGGAATATGATCACGAGTTTGCCGAGTTTATTTATTACACGCCCGGCTACCTCGATAAGGAGGCGCAGTTATGGCCAGTCCGGGGCGGCCGAAGCATTGCCAAGGCCCATTACAAGGTAGGACCGAAACGAATTGATTGTTACAGTCTTCATCTCGTTCTAGAGGGTAGGGTATGCCTTGATTTCGGCGACAAAAGGGTGGAACTCAGCAAGAACGATCTGTTTTGCCTGTTCCCGGGCAGAACCTATGATTATTACGCGCTTGCATCCGATGCGCCTCTGCAAATGAATTGGCTTGCCGTGGACGGCACCCGGGTCAAAGGGCTGCTGGGGCTTGCCGGGATCACGCCGGATCGACCATACGGGAAACAAATGCTTACTTCACCGGTCAAGGAAGCGGCGGCAAAAACGCTTGATAAGATGGCTGGCACCGAGCGCTGGCATCCGGCCGTCTCTTTGGCGCTTCAAGGGATGGTATGCGAGCTGATGTCGCTGCTCATTCCCGAGACAGAGCCGGTCCACTCAAGCGAACCCTCGCGGTGGATCCGTGCGTGTATGGATTTTATGGATCTTCACGCGACGGAAGGGATCACGGTGCAGCAAGTGGCCGCTTTTGCAGGCGTGCACCGCTCGTATTTCTCCAACGTGTTTGCCGGCCAAGTCGGGGTGTCCCCGCAGAAATATCTTCAGAACATCCGCATGGAAAAGGCGAAGCGCCTGCTTACCGAGACGGACGCATCCGTTACCGAGATCGCATTGTCCCTCGGTTATCCGAACCTCTACACGTTCACCCGAGCCTTCAAAATGTATTACAATATGCCTCCGCTGGCCATGCGAACCGGTGCGAAAGGTTAG
- a CDS encoding LuxR C-terminal-related transcriptional regulator, whose amino-acid sequence METIRDVMIRLGAEEFTGRSFECRYFSRMLEAGTEGTARILNVHGTGGIGKTTLLTHFRRLAETAGAGFALMDMRDYMGNPELFLKDLASSLGGEFEISTVDAARSTMLAEQIIEHLNSLTQGRRIVLAMDQYEEAGSIDPWLRETLLPRLGANQLIVIAGRYPLGSPWKLSSLWRRLIIDLPISEFQYEEAKIYLQRQGVTDDALIDRLWLISSGHPLSLSLLAVNAGSGQFHYSDKKEMHAELLPYWLEEVPDETLRALVYAASIPRSFDLEMLQRVMEAPLSGDVFERLIKLSFVRSSSRGWQLHDLVRDAARQTFRKRQPDTFKLYLERLTAVLNERVRLKMAEGSAAAPDIYELISHSGHPILRAHFRHNRSSANYWEPVTDQTFLEMENYIEQRKAAAKSARIICSDPDSDQWFRYELTAHERLLRLTGWDTAELAAFGLDSFRLLRGPDGEVLGIAAMPPVRPETLPYLLRNPISGPYFRKLTGEHHLQESGLCKFIFAVDVIDPESRDLRSDSVNLIMELVLSGALLIACPPELPFYQDSHISMGFEPVIGIEDPYIYSCGIQASAYRLDTRGSRLDAFLKKTANLREKIVAIGEQHPMNQQAVGDSLLNQLTPRELEVAEHIALGATNKEIASALFISEAAVKKHLNAMLYKTGLKNRTQIAAELLRSRTESGPTRQP is encoded by the coding sequence ATGGAAACGATAAGAGATGTCATGATCAGGCTAGGCGCCGAGGAATTTACGGGAAGAAGCTTTGAATGCCGGTATTTTAGCAGAATGCTGGAGGCCGGGACCGAAGGAACGGCACGGATTTTAAATGTGCACGGTACAGGCGGAATTGGCAAAACGACGCTGTTGACGCATTTCAGACGTTTGGCGGAGACTGCAGGGGCGGGGTTTGCGCTGATGGACATGCGCGATTATATGGGTAACCCGGAGCTGTTTTTGAAAGACTTAGCATCCAGCTTGGGCGGGGAATTTGAAATAAGCACCGTGGATGCAGCTCGGTCTACAATGCTTGCGGAACAGATAATCGAGCATTTGAACAGCCTTACACAGGGGAGACGGATCGTATTGGCCATGGACCAATACGAAGAAGCAGGAAGTATTGATCCATGGCTTCGCGAAACCTTATTACCCCGTCTCGGGGCCAATCAGCTGATTGTCATTGCAGGGAGGTATCCGCTCGGCAGCCCCTGGAAGCTGTCTTCCTTATGGAGGAGATTGATCATCGACCTCCCGATCAGCGAATTTCAGTATGAGGAGGCAAAAATCTATCTCCAGCGACAAGGAGTTACGGACGACGCTCTGATCGACCGGCTGTGGCTGATCTCGTCAGGGCATCCGCTATCCTTGTCTCTGCTCGCCGTTAACGCGGGAAGCGGCCAATTCCACTACAGCGATAAAAAAGAAATGCATGCGGAACTGCTTCCATACTGGCTAGAGGAGGTACCTGACGAAACGCTCCGAGCTTTGGTATACGCGGCATCCATTCCCCGAAGCTTCGATCTCGAAATGCTGCAGCGGGTGATGGAAGCACCGCTTTCTGGCGATGTATTCGAGCGATTGATCAAGCTTTCCTTTGTCCGAAGCTCTTCCCGGGGGTGGCAGCTTCACGATCTGGTTCGGGACGCTGCGCGGCAAACGTTTCGGAAACGGCAGCCGGATACGTTCAAGCTGTATCTTGAGCGATTGACTGCTGTTCTTAACGAACGCGTTCGTTTAAAAATGGCGGAAGGATCGGCCGCAGCTCCGGACATATACGAGCTGATCAGCCATTCAGGCCATCCGATTCTACGCGCGCATTTTCGGCATAATCGCAGCTCGGCAAATTATTGGGAGCCGGTGACGGATCAAACCTTTCTGGAGATGGAGAACTATATCGAGCAGCGGAAAGCGGCGGCCAAGTCAGCGAGAATTATTTGCTCCGATCCGGACAGCGATCAGTGGTTTCGTTATGAGTTAACAGCACATGAGAGACTGCTTCGGCTAACCGGATGGGACACTGCCGAATTGGCCGCATTTGGGCTGGATTCGTTCCGTCTGCTTCGGGGACCGGACGGTGAAGTGCTCGGGATAGCGGCAATGCCGCCCGTTCGGCCTGAAACGCTGCCCTATTTACTTCGGAACCCGATTTCGGGCCCTTATTTCCGGAAGTTGACGGGGGAGCATCATCTGCAGGAAAGTGGGTTATGCAAGTTTATATTTGCCGTAGATGTGATCGACCCCGAAAGCCGCGATTTGCGCTCGGACAGTGTGAATCTGATTATGGAACTCGTTTTATCGGGAGCTTTGCTTATTGCCTGCCCCCCGGAGCTTCCTTTTTACCAGGATTCCCATATCAGCATGGGGTTTGAACCCGTAATCGGGATTGAGGATCCTTATATCTATAGCTGCGGCATTCAGGCATCAGCGTATCGTTTGGATACTCGCGGAAGCAGATTGGATGCGTTTCTTAAGAAGACGGCGAATTTAAGAGAAAAGATTGTCGCCATAGGAGAACAGCATCCTATGAATCAGCAAGCAGTGGGGGACTCACTGCTGAATCAGTTGACCCCGAGAGAGCTTGAAGTGGCCGAACATATTGCTTTGGGGGCCACCAACAAGGAAATTGCCAGCGCATTGTTTATTAGCGAGGCGGCGGTCAAGAAGCATCTGAATGCCATGCTGTACAAGACTGGGCTGAAGAACCGTACGCAAATTGCTGCGGAACTGCTGCGGTCGCGAACAGAATCGGGCCCTACCCGCCAACCTTAG
- a CDS encoding chromate transporter, with amino-acid sequence MNDAQIRRFKLLGQLFGVFIRIGPSTFGGGYSMITMIEEEIVHKKGWMNEEEMGEMVTIAGSAPGGVAVNSSAFIGYRLAGILGAVTAVFAITLPTFMIVFLLSLLSTIFKDNEKMTAALQGIHASIVALIIVAACKMWKSSILDTATLLIAASAVFLLLFTDIHSLYLILGGPLAGIAVILCKRQLGMAVRTEKPPSEDKRELHYPEYYI; translated from the coding sequence ATGAACGATGCGCAAATCCGAAGGTTTAAGCTGTTGGGGCAATTGTTCGGCGTTTTTATAAGAATCGGACCTTCCACGTTCGGTGGAGGTTATTCGATGATCACGATGATCGAGGAGGAAATCGTTCATAAAAAAGGGTGGATGAACGAGGAAGAGATGGGGGAGATGGTGACCATTGCCGGCTCCGCTCCGGGTGGGGTTGCCGTTAATTCCTCTGCCTTTATCGGCTATCGGCTTGCCGGGATCCTAGGGGCGGTTACGGCAGTCTTTGCAATCACGCTGCCCACGTTCATGATCGTATTTCTTCTGAGTCTCCTCAGCACGATTTTTAAGGATAACGAGAAAATGACAGCTGCGCTCCAAGGCATTCATGCTTCGATAGTGGCTCTGATTATCGTTGCTGCCTGTAAAATGTGGAAGTCCTCCATCCTGGATACCGCCACGCTGTTGATCGCGGCGTCTGCGGTGTTTCTCTTATTATTTACGGATATCCATTCGCTTTACCTCATCCTTGGCGGCCCGTTAGCGGGAATAGCGGTGATCTTGTGCAAACGCCAGCTAGGAATGGCCGTTCGAACGGAGAAGCCGCCTTCTGAAGATAAGCGGGAATTGCATTATCCGGAATATTATATTTGA
- a CDS encoding chromate transporter yields MLWQLFIVFLKVGLVSFGGGYAVLTLIQREAGGRGWTDLEEFQEVVAMAGMAPGSIATNAATLIGYSEAGILGAIIATVGIILPSLILVILISSFFLRLHNNAWIKSSFYGLRPIVTGLIIYAAVHFGFGRLGDAALSWTMVGMLLICAGSLALVTKYKVHPFAVILLSAVAGIVLF; encoded by the coding sequence ATGCTATGGCAGCTATTCATCGTCTTTCTTAAAGTCGGCCTCGTCTCGTTCGGCGGGGGATATGCTGTGCTCACGCTGATCCAGCGGGAGGCGGGAGGCAGGGGATGGACGGATCTCGAGGAATTCCAGGAAGTCGTAGCCATGGCCGGCATGGCGCCGGGTTCCATTGCGACCAATGCTGCGACATTGATCGGTTATTCGGAGGCCGGTATTCTGGGGGCTATCATAGCCACGGTCGGCATCATTTTGCCGTCGCTCATCCTCGTCATTCTAATTTCGTCATTCTTTTTGAGGCTGCACAACAACGCGTGGATCAAATCATCGTTTTACGGCTTGCGTCCGATCGTTACCGGCCTGATCATTTACGCCGCCGTCCATTTCGGATTCGGAAGACTCGGCGATGCGGCGCTGAGCTGGACTATGGTCGGAATGCTGCTGATCTGCGCGGGCAGTCTTGCTTTGGTGACGAAGTATAAAGTACACCCCTTTGCGGTGATTTTACTGTCCGCTGTTGCGGGCATAGTATTATTTTGA
- a CDS encoding GntR family transcriptional regulator, producing MEHPLYKQIQNDIRGRIRSGELQAGALVPSEKELAQQYGVSQITSKNALNGLVEEGLLVRFRGKGTFVREHGSQEGPEHGADTKRTIAIILPTMKTKIDQQLLDGLERYCADRGYDLLFRITRESPEEESTAIEQFRKRGVDGFIIFPVEQESYNTAILRLSLDQVPLVLVDRFLKEIKTYSVSSDNYGGVREAVSGLLAAGHTRIAYLSPEITNSVTDDRAKGFEAAFMEQGLPIDKTLWCMLDLETIGEGRGQQEIERFLRVRSDVTAVFAVNAELARYAYNAIREIWQGTGSAPLLAAFDDPDLEGIPYVHQRLDDVCRIAVDLLSEQLSGTYEPRREVVPVQWTDTMIPRP from the coding sequence ATGGAGCATCCGTTATATAAACAAATTCAAAACGACATCCGCGGCCGCATTCGGAGTGGCGAGCTACAGGCAGGTGCCCTTGTTCCTTCGGAGAAGGAGCTTGCTCAGCAATACGGCGTAAGCCAAATCACATCCAAAAATGCACTGAACGGATTGGTGGAGGAAGGCTTGCTCGTGCGGTTTCGGGGGAAAGGCACCTTCGTGCGGGAGCATGGTTCTCAGGAAGGGCCGGAGCATGGGGCGGATACGAAGCGGACGATCGCGATTATTTTGCCTACAATGAAAACCAAGATTGATCAGCAGCTGCTCGACGGGCTGGAGCGATATTGTGCCGACAGAGGATATGACCTGTTGTTCCGCATTACGCGGGAGTCACCGGAGGAAGAGTCAACAGCGATTGAGCAGTTCAGGAAACGGGGAGTTGACGGGTTTATTATTTTTCCGGTGGAGCAGGAAAGCTACAATACCGCGATATTGCGCTTGTCGCTTGACCAAGTTCCATTGGTGCTTGTCGACCGCTTCTTGAAGGAGATCAAGACCTACAGCGTGAGCTCCGACAATTACGGCGGCGTTCGAGAAGCTGTATCCGGGTTGCTTGCGGCTGGACACACGCGCATTGCCTATTTGTCTCCGGAAATTACGAATTCGGTTACGGACGATAGAGCTAAAGGATTTGAGGCCGCCTTCATGGAGCAGGGCTTGCCCATAGACAAGACGCTGTGGTGCATGCTGGACCTGGAAACGATCGGAGAAGGGCGCGGCCAACAGGAAATCGAGCGTTTTCTGCGGGTACGGAGCGATGTCACGGCTGTCTTTGCCGTTAACGCGGAGCTGGCACGCTACGCCTATAACGCGATTCGCGAAATTTGGCAGGGAACGGGGAGCGCGCCCCTGCTGGCTGCCTTTGATGATCCGGATCTCGAAGGTATACCTTATGTCCATCAGCGATTGGATGACGTATGCCGGATTGCCGTCGATTTGCTCTCAGAACAGCTTAGCGGGACCTATGAGCCACGGCGTGAAGTCGTTCCCGTCCAATGGACGGACACGATGATTCCCAGACCTTGA